One window of Pyrus communis chromosome 12, drPyrComm1.1, whole genome shotgun sequence genomic DNA carries:
- the LOC137710189 gene encoding coatomer subunit beta'-1-like, whose product MALSLTVEKEFAQNSERIKSVDQHPTEPWVLVSLYSGAVCIWNYQSQTMEKSFKVTESPVRSAKFVAREHWIVTAADDTFIRVYNYDTSEKIKEFEAHTDYIRSVTVHPTLPYLLSCSDDNVIKLWDWEKDWSCTQIFEGHSHYVMQVAFNPHDADTFSSASLDGTVKVWRIGSAAPEFTLEGHLKGVNCVDYFIRANKTYLLSGSDDFTVKVCHEMLVIYTCTEYDDHVFVYACI is encoded by the exons ATG GCTCTTTCACTCACTGTTGAG AAAGAATTTGCTCAAAACTCAGAAAGAATCAAGTCTGTGGATCAACATCCAACTGAGCCATG gGTTCTGGTCAGTTTGTATTCAGGTGCTGTTTGTATCTGGAATTACCAATCACAGACCATGGAGAAGTCCTTCAAGGTCACTGAATCACCAG TCAGGTCAGCAAAGTTTGTAGCACGCGAACACTGGATAGTAACCGCGGCTGATGATACATTTATTCGCGTCTACAACTATGACACGTCGGAAAAGATCAAAGAGTTTGAAGCACATACAGATTATATCAGGAGTGTGACTGTCCATCCTACTCTACCTTATCTCTTGTCATGCTCGGACGACAACGTTATAAAGCTTTGGGATTGGGAGAAGGATTGGTCATGCACTCAGATCTTTGAGGGACATTCTCACTATGTGATGCAAGTGGCGTTCAATCCACATGACGCCGATACTTTCTCCAGTGCGTCTCTTGATGGCACTGTCAAG GTATGGAGGATTGGGTCCGCTGCCCCGGAGTTTACATTAGAGGGCCACTTAAAAGGAGTGAATTGCGTTGATTACTTCATTCGCGCCAATAAAACGTATCTATTGAGTGGTTCCGACGATTTTACTGTTAAGGTTTGTCATGAAATGTTGGTTATATATACATGTACTGAATATGATGATCATGTGTTCGTCTATGCGTGCATATGA